A region from the Cannabis sativa cultivar Pink pepper isolate KNU-18-1 chromosome 9, ASM2916894v1, whole genome shotgun sequence genome encodes:
- the LOC133031131 gene encoding uncharacterized protein LOC133031131, translated as MKRSIPEHLLSGLPDTTNAKEFFNAVEKLYDTGENAEAGHLMDEMKTIKYDELKGVRDFILKLVNVQSKLKDHNIPLPDSFIIHRALHALPASFSLIKTAYNTYNQTWTISDLISQCVAEESKLKREKNESANYVSHLKPNKGKGKFKNKNDGATKQNGNGKEHKNKQKNNNGKSKYSNVKCYFCEKLGHRRTDCHKFKTWLEKKQAQSGAKGSQEAK; from the exons atgaaaagatccattcctgaacatctattgagtggtttgccagacactacaaatgccaaagagtttttcaatgctgtagaaaaattatacgacactggtgaaaacgctgaagctggacatcttatggatgaaatgaaaaccattaagtatgatgaattaaaaggagtgcgagattttattctgaaattggtgaatgttcagtccaagttgaaagatcataatattcctcttcctgactctttcattattcatcgagctcttcatgctcttcctgcctctttcagccttatcaagacagcctacaacacttacaatcaaacatggactatcagcgacctaatttctcagtgtgtggctgaagaaagcaagcttaaaagggagaagaatgaatctgctaactatgtttctcacctcaagcccaacaaaggaaaaggaaaattcaagaataaaaatgatggtgctactaaacagaatggtaatggtaaggagcataagaataaacagaagaataacaacggaaagtccaaatactctaatgtgaagtgttacttttgtgaaaaattggggcatcggagaacggactgtcacaaatttaagacttggttagaaaagaagcaagcacaatcag gggctaagggatctcaggaagccaagtga